Below is a window of Flammeovirga kamogawensis DNA.
AGGTCTTGTGGTATTAGATGCTATCTTAGGTTGGCAATATTATAACCCTTCAGACGATTTTAGAAATCAGATGTTTAATGCAAGCAGAGACCTTATTAGAAGAGATAGAAACCATGCTTGTGTAATGGCTTGGGAAGTTTCTTTAAACGAAACACAGATGCCTTTAGAGTTTAGAGAAAAGCTATCGGCCGTTGCCCATGAAGAATACCCGGGAGACCAATGTTTTACAGCTGGATGGATGGCAGAAGGTTGGGACATCTATTTACAAGCACGTCAGCATAGAATACTTCATAAAAATAGTGGACATGTAGAGAAACCTTATTTAGTTTCTGAATATGGGGATTGGGAATATTATTCTAACAATGCAGGTTTAAATCAAGATAAAATGTCTAAAGATTTAAGGTTTAAAACAAGTAGTCGCCAATTACGTGAATTTGGAGAAAAACGCTTACTGCAACAAGTTACCAATGTACAGGAAGCACATAACGATAATTTAAATACTTCTGCTTTTGCAGACAGTTATTGGGTAATGTATGATTACACTAGAGGATATCACCCCGATATCGAAAGTTCTGGATTAATGGATATTTTTCGTTTGCCAAAGTGGGGATACTATTTTTATCAGAGTCAGAGATCGCCAACAAAAATGTATCTAGCAATGGTTAAAATTGGGAGTTATTGGCAAAAGGATTCACCCTTAAATTTGCGTGTTTTTAGTAATTGCGATGAGGTGAAACTGTATTTAAATAATACATTAATTGGAACTCAAAAACCAGATGAAAATACGGTATCTACAAATTTAAACCACCCTCCTTTTACATTTAAAATAGATGCATTTGAAGAGGGAACTTTAAAAGCAGTAGGATATATAAAAGGAAAAGAAATAACATCAGATATTGTAAGAACGCCAAAACAACCTAAGGCAGTTAAAATTACTATTGATAAGAGTTCTGTTGCACTTGCATCTAATGTAAATGATGTGGTGTTTGTATACTTCTCTATTGAAGATGAAAATGGAACTTTGGTTGCAGATTATGCTCAAAAAATTAATTTAGAACTACATGGGGATATAGAATTAATGAATGTAGGAGAGGTGAAGGCAGAAGCTGGAATCGGGACAGCATTAATTAAAATAAATTCGTTAGAAAAAGGGTTTTCAATTGAGGCAAATACAGCAGATAATTTACATGGTTCTTATGAGTTTGGAGCATTATAAATTTAAAAAATAGTGCTGTTAAAATTCTCTTGATATACTGCTGAATACACTTAAATTATTGAGCGATACATTTTTTTAAGGAGTAATACAGACCTTACTTATAGATAATAAAAGGGGCTGTATACCATCTAAAAGCAATAAAAATGGATGAAATGATATTTTTTAATCTTAAAGAACAAACAAAGAAACTACTGCCCTTATTTTTAGGATGTACATTAGTTTTATCGTTTTCTTGTCAGAAAATTGAGAAGACAGTACAGGTAAAACATTCAAATAAGAAACAGCCAAATGTAATTCTTTTTGTAGCAGATGATCATGGAAAAGATGCTCTTGGTTGTTATGGAAATAATGTAATCCAGACGCCAAATTTAGATCAATTATCAGCACAAGGAACAACATTTAACAATGCATATTGTACAAGTGCTAGTTGTGCAGCAAGTAGGTCTGTGATCCTTACAGGAAAATTTGGACATGCTACAGGATCGTACGGACATACGCACGATTATCATCATTTTAGCACTTATGAAAACGAGAAATCCTTACCACTTTTGTTAGAAGAAGAAGGGTATTATACGGCAAGGATTGGTAAGTATCATTTAGCACCAGAAAAGGTGTTTCATTTTGAAAAAACATTAAAAGCCGACCAAAGAAATACCGTGCAAATGGCGGATAAATGTAAGCCAGTTTTTGAAAGTGAAAAACCATTCTTTTTGTACTTCTGTACAGGAGATCCACACAGAGGAAAATCAACAGGGCCTAATTGGTACGATCCTAATAGTTTTGGTAATAAAAGAGAAGGTTATAAAGGTGTCGAAACGGTAGCATATAAACCAGAAGATGTGATTGTGCCATCGTTTTTACCAGACTCTAAAGAATCTAGAGAGGAGCTAGCTCAGTATTATGAGAGTGTTTCTCGTATAGATCAAGGGTTTGGTAGGTTGATGGACAACTTAAAGGCATCTGGTAAATTAGAAAATACCATTGTAATTTATATTTCTGATAATGGTGTAGCATTTCCTGGAGCAAAAACAACATTATACGAACCAGGAATGAATTTACCATGTATCATAAGAGATCCTTTTATTAAAGAAAAAGGAAACACAAACGATGCAATGATTTCTTGGGTAGATTTAACCCCAACTATTCTTGATTATGTAGGGGCAGACTATAAAGAAAAAGCATTTCATGGAAAATCGTTTAAAAAAGCAATCATAAATCAAGATTCCACAGGTTTTAACGAGATTTTTGCCTCTCATATTTTTCATGAGATTACCATGTATTATCCAATGCGTGTGGTTAGGCATAACAATTACAAATTGATTTATAACATTGCACATAAATTAGATTATCCATTTGCATCAGACCTTTGGGTGTCGTCTACTTGGCAACAAATAAATAGATCCAAGGCAAAGTATTATGGTAAAAGAACAGTAAAAGACTACCTAGAACGTGATGAATTTGAATTGTATGATTTAAAAAAAGACCCAGATGAAGTGGTCAATTTGGCCAATAATGATAATTACAAAGAGGTTTTGGAAAATATGAAGGAAAGAATGCAAACTTTTCAAGAAGAAACTAACGATCCTTGGAAATTATTTTGGAGTAGAGATTACAGTTTGCAAGGTACAGGACTAGACTTATAAGAAAATATTATGTGTGACTACAAAAAAATTATAGTACAACTCTTAAGTGTATTTGTCTTCTCATTCTCTGTGAATGCGGAAGAAGTAATTGTCTTAAAACCTCAAAAAGGAGATAGAACATTAGCACTAAGAACGGCATTAGAAAATGTAAAAGACAAAGAAATAAAGCTCGTTTTTGAAAAAGGGACCTATTTCTTTGCACCAGATTATGCTTTTGAACAGGATTGTTATATTACAAACCATGAGAATGGAATAAAAAAAATAGCATTTCACCTACAAGATTTTGATAAAGTGACAATAGAAGGGAATGGTTCTGATTTTATTTTTCATGGACAAATTCTTCCTTTTCAGTTTGATAACTGTAATAATGTTGCTGTAAATGATGTAAATATAGATTGGGATATTCCATTTAGTTTTCAGGGAGAAGTGATAGAGGTAAATCAAAAAGAAGGGTGGAGAGTTATAAAACCTTTTAATGACGGATTTTCTTGGAACTTAAAAGGGGGAACAATTTTTTTTCCTAGTATTGATGGTTTCAATTTTTCAATTTTAGGGAGTTCTTTACCATTTGATAAAACCACCAAAGCAGTAGTGCATGGTGCAATTGATCATACAAGTAAACCGAATAAAGTAGAGAAATTGCCAAACGGAAATCTTAAATTTTATGAGAAATTGAAATATTATCCACCAGTTGGATCAATTGTACACTCAAAAGGTAAGAAAGGAGAAAATAGGTATGCACCAGCTTTTCATGTTATTCGATCAAAAGATGTGACTTTTGATAAAGTTGTTGTTCACCATGCTTTAGGGATGGGTTTTCTTGCCGAAAAATCTGAAAATATCACGATAAAAAATAGTGGTGTTTACCTTAAAGAAGGAACAGATAGAGTAGTTTCTAGTTTAGCAGATGCAACACACTTTTGTAATGTAAAAGGGCACATTTTAATAGAAAATTCCCGTTTTGAAAATATGCTTGATGATGGTACAAATGTTCATGGAACTTACGTTGTTGTAGATGAAATTGTAAATCAGAAAACGGTAAGAGTAAAATTGGCTCATTTCCAACAAACAGGATTTGAATTTGCGGGAAAAGGCGATGAGGTGTGGTTTATTCATGCTCCAAGTCCGTCTAGAGCAGAAGTCAAAAATGTAGAAGAAGTAGCAACTATTAATTCTACTTTTTCAGAAATTACATTTAAAGAAAACTTGCCAACAACACTACGTAAAGGAGATGTTTTAGAGAACAAAACTTGGAACCCTACTTTTACAATGCGAGGATGTGAAATTAAGAATCATAGAGCAAGAAATATTGTGTTAAAATCGCCATTAAAAACAGTTATCGAAAACAATACACTTTCATCAATGATGTCATCGATTTTGTTTAGAGGGGAAACTTATTATTGGTTCGAATCTGGTGGAGTGGAAGATGTTTTAATTCAGAATAATACATTTACAAATTGTGCAACAGCAGGTAAAGAGCATGCAGTAATGTGGGTAACGCCAAGATTAGGGAAAGAATTTTCTACTGAAGAAATATATGATAAAGGGATAAAGTTTATCAACAATACAATTAATACTTTTGATGCTAGAATTGTAAGAGCAGATCGTACTTCAGCTGTATTGATTAAAGGAAATACAATTACAAAAACATCAGATTTTACACCCTTATTTCCAAACAGTCCGATGTTTGAATTTAAGAATTGTGAGAAAGTAGAAATTAGTAATAATACTTATAAAGGACCCACTCAAAAAGGGATTTTATTGGATGAAAAATCATCTAAAAAAGTGAAGGTTAAAAACAACAAAGGCTTTGATATTGTATCAAAATCAGAGATGTAATAAATTAAAAAAATGCTATTTATATGAGTGTTTATCTACAAGGTATGGTAAGCACTCATTTTTTGCTTAAATACTCAATTAAATTACTTAAAAATCAAATATTTACTTATTAATAAGCATCATTTTTACACATAATATTGTATATTTGTTACTATAAATAATTATATTTTTTATTGATGGACATCTGTATAGAAATCGACTTGTATACTTATTAATCAGCTATTAAATACTACACTTTTCAAAAATTATCATACGCTATCTGTATGTACTAGATAAACCAACATTATGAGACAATTTTTTACTTTTATTGTTTGCCTCCTTGTGCTAGTTTTACCCATTAATTCTTTCTCTCAGGAAGAGGGAATTAATCCAAAATTAATTAATAGTTATTCCATGCCACAAGGGTTATCTCATTATGGAGTTACCTCTGTTTTAGAAGATCATAATGGTCTTTTATGGGTAGGTACTTTTGATGGTTTAAATTATTATGATGGCTTTGAGTTTAAAACATTTAGAAATACAAATACTGT
It encodes the following:
- a CDS encoding glycoside hydrolase family 2 TIM barrel-domain containing protein encodes the protein MFNYIKTLLLLLIFSTLNSGLLIAANKDSFNNNWKFIREQAPLSFKIEEVIANNFNDDNWEKVRLPHSAKLEPLPVNNQWQGISWYRKGFEIPASAVDKQLLIEFEAAMNFTQIWINGSLIKEHQGGYLPIVVDITNLVKTKGENTIVVRLDNSDNEVTGPKPLKRLDFNMYGGLYRNAWLISKNKLHITHPILQNKVAGGGIFVTYPLATEEKAIVSVQTHINNLDNTTQLHVVQEILKGKKVIAKVKSEKFTLLKGKGHTLKQDLSIKKPNLWSLDHPNLYALVTKIYKGKEVVDKETTTIGIRRMEFKGTSFYLNGKETFLRGVNRHQEYPFIGYALSDNAQIRDAIKIKQAGFDYVRLSHYPQSPAFMDACDSLGLVVLDAILGWQYYNPSDDFRNQMFNASRDLIRRDRNHACVMAWEVSLNETQMPLEFREKLSAVAHEEYPGDQCFTAGWMAEGWDIYLQARQHRILHKNSGHVEKPYLVSEYGDWEYYSNNAGLNQDKMSKDLRFKTSSRQLREFGEKRLLQQVTNVQEAHNDNLNTSAFADSYWVMYDYTRGYHPDIESSGLMDIFRLPKWGYYFYQSQRSPTKMYLAMVKIGSYWQKDSPLNLRVFSNCDEVKLYLNNTLIGTQKPDENTVSTNLNHPPFTFKIDAFEEGTLKAVGYIKGKEITSDIVRTPKQPKAVKITIDKSSVALASNVNDVVFVYFSIEDENGTLVADYAQKINLELHGDIELMNVGEVKAEAGIGTALIKINSLEKGFSIEANTADNLHGSYEFGAL
- a CDS encoding sulfatase family protein gives rise to the protein MIFFNLKEQTKKLLPLFLGCTLVLSFSCQKIEKTVQVKHSNKKQPNVILFVADDHGKDALGCYGNNVIQTPNLDQLSAQGTTFNNAYCTSASCAASRSVILTGKFGHATGSYGHTHDYHHFSTYENEKSLPLLLEEEGYYTARIGKYHLAPEKVFHFEKTLKADQRNTVQMADKCKPVFESEKPFFLYFCTGDPHRGKSTGPNWYDPNSFGNKREGYKGVETVAYKPEDVIVPSFLPDSKESREELAQYYESVSRIDQGFGRLMDNLKASGKLENTIVIYISDNGVAFPGAKTTLYEPGMNLPCIIRDPFIKEKGNTNDAMISWVDLTPTILDYVGADYKEKAFHGKSFKKAIINQDSTGFNEIFASHIFHEITMYYPMRVVRHNNYKLIYNIAHKLDYPFASDLWVSSTWQQINRSKAKYYGKRTVKDYLERDEFELYDLKKDPDEVVNLANNDNYKEVLENMKERMQTFQEETNDPWKLFWSRDYSLQGTGLDL
- a CDS encoding alpha-1,3-galactosidase-related protein; the protein is MCDYKKIIVQLLSVFVFSFSVNAEEVIVLKPQKGDRTLALRTALENVKDKEIKLVFEKGTYFFAPDYAFEQDCYITNHENGIKKIAFHLQDFDKVTIEGNGSDFIFHGQILPFQFDNCNNVAVNDVNIDWDIPFSFQGEVIEVNQKEGWRVIKPFNDGFSWNLKGGTIFFPSIDGFNFSILGSSLPFDKTTKAVVHGAIDHTSKPNKVEKLPNGNLKFYEKLKYYPPVGSIVHSKGKKGENRYAPAFHVIRSKDVTFDKVVVHHALGMGFLAEKSENITIKNSGVYLKEGTDRVVSSLADATHFCNVKGHILIENSRFENMLDDGTNVHGTYVVVDEIVNQKTVRVKLAHFQQTGFEFAGKGDEVWFIHAPSPSRAEVKNVEEVATINSTFSEITFKENLPTTLRKGDVLENKTWNPTFTMRGCEIKNHRARNIVLKSPLKTVIENNTLSSMMSSILFRGETYYWFESGGVEDVLIQNNTFTNCATAGKEHAVMWVTPRLGKEFSTEEIYDKGIKFINNTINTFDARIVRADRTSAVLIKGNTITKTSDFTPLFPNSPMFEFKNCEKVEISNNTYKGPTQKGILLDEKSSKKVKVKNNKGFDIVSKSEM